A section of the Anabaena cylindrica PCC 7122 genome encodes:
- a CDS encoding phenylacetate--CoA ligase family protein: MKPQTPSARAILGLESFISTPLAEKLEQHLNIDSQEIALTLFQDVAASVPAYQAFLTEQGINPGDIQTLEDFQKLPKINKENYISRYSLPQLCNNGKLGSCDMIAASSGSTGKPTFWPRFLTDELEIATRFEQIFHDSFDADNKQTLAVICFTLGTWVGGMFTTNCCRYLACKGYPITIITPGNNKTEILRIVQELGNNFEQVVLLGYPPFLKDVIDTGIANNVQWGQYQIKLVMAGEVFSEEWRNLVGERVNSQNLCYDFASMYGTADAGVLGNETPLSICIRRFLAANPQAAKALFGESRLPTLVQYDPCSRFFEVENGNLLFSGKNGIPLIRYNILDQGGLISYEEMLKFLAKWDFNPFAELQQNRGIHQLPFVYVFGRSNFTVSYFGANIYPENVTVGLEQPIIREWVTGKFVLQVKEDSDKNRFLSIVVELAPGVESSAEKKESITVSILSQLLRLNSEFANYVSPEYQTPQVELKPTGDIEYFPMGVKHRYTRK; the protein is encoded by the coding sequence ATGAAACCCCAAACACCATCGGCAAGGGCAATTCTGGGATTAGAAAGTTTTATATCGACTCCCTTAGCAGAGAAACTAGAACAGCATCTTAACATTGACTCTCAAGAAATAGCTTTGACATTATTTCAAGATGTCGCTGCCAGTGTACCCGCTTACCAGGCATTTTTAACAGAACAAGGCATCAACCCTGGAGATATTCAAACATTAGAAGATTTCCAGAAATTACCAAAAATTAATAAAGAAAATTATATTTCCCGTTATTCTTTGCCCCAATTATGTAATAATGGAAAATTAGGAAGCTGTGATATGATCGCAGCTTCCTCTGGCTCAACAGGTAAACCCACCTTTTGGCCGCGCTTCCTTACCGATGAACTAGAAATAGCCACGAGATTTGAACAGATATTTCACGATAGTTTTGATGCAGATAATAAACAGACATTAGCTGTAATTTGTTTCACCTTGGGAACATGGGTGGGGGGAATGTTCACCACCAATTGCTGTCGATATCTTGCTTGTAAAGGTTATCCTATCACAATCATTACACCAGGTAACAACAAAACTGAAATCTTGCGAATTGTCCAGGAACTTGGTAATAACTTTGAGCAAGTTGTCTTATTAGGATATCCCCCGTTTCTTAAAGATGTAATTGATACTGGTATTGCCAATAATGTGCAGTGGGGACAATATCAAATTAAACTAGTGATGGCAGGAGAAGTATTTAGTGAAGAATGGCGTAACCTAGTTGGTGAAAGAGTAAATTCTCAAAATCTTTGTTATGATTTTGCTTCCATGTATGGAACAGCAGACGCAGGAGTTTTAGGCAACGAAACACCTTTAAGTATTTGCATTCGGCGATTTTTAGCAGCAAATCCTCAAGCAGCTAAAGCATTATTTGGTGAATCTCGTTTACCAACATTAGTACAATATGATCCTTGTAGTCGCTTCTTTGAAGTTGAAAATGGGAATTTGCTATTTTCTGGTAAAAATGGCATTCCTTTAATTAGATATAATATCTTAGATCAAGGTGGGTTAATTAGTTATGAAGAGATGCTGAAATTTTTAGCGAAATGGGATTTTAACCCCTTTGCAGAATTACAGCAAAATCGAGGAATTCATCAATTACCATTTGTTTACGTTTTTGGACGTTCTAATTTTACAGTTTCTTATTTTGGTGCAAATATTTATCCAGAAAATGTGACAGTCGGTTTAGAACAACCAATAATTAGAGAATGGGTAACAGGTAAATTTGTTTTACAGGTAAAAGAAGACTCAGATAAAAATCGCTTTTTATCTATAGTTGTGGAATTAGCACCGGGTGTAGAAAGTAGTGCAGAAAAAAAGGAATCTATAACTGTTTCTATTCTTTCCCAATTGTTGCGTTTAAATAGTGAATTTGCTAATTATGTTTCCCCAGAATATCAAACACCACAAGTAGAATTAAAACCTACTGGTGATATTGAGTATTTTCCTATGGGTGTCAAACATAGATATACACGAAAATAG
- a CDS encoding serine/threonine-protein kinase: MLVYCSKKHANNDSHSFCTNCGEALPLTVGQVIDNRYEIARILGQGGFGRSYLAIDRQKSRQTCVLKEFAPQIVKPQDLQKAKELFEREASVLKKIQHTQIPRFHASFAAKIGTKDFFFLVQDYVEGANYYQLFENRRSQGKSFSEEEVVNLLHNILPVLTYIHSLDIVHRDISPDNLILRQSDNLPVLIDFGGVKQLPASQGFWQTQLGGNGTLLGKKGYAPEEQLIQGKVFRSSDLYSLAVTALVLITGKEPQSLYDSYNGNWYWGKEIKVSPKLEAVLKKMLAYKPSDRYQKAEQVLKDLPASSSIQTANTIAPTVNSQNVYMTKLKTMIAAPGIKSVRAISSKFHSRTQLAVQQIPMPVWLRPFAVSFLGTSAIVLTGAGVFAAGNFVYRSVTSITVPTISLPQIPLGGKPNTQPVSDKETTPSLEKISNRRQQLEIPSGFFTGTVDEIFYTNKPELRGRTLTGNPEDAALREQWYGVAEELLNKIERANLSVAARRKLGSYTRQDYETWGKLAESGKLGKYRTIEQLKADTYQKFDPLFPGQVRGKLNQPTFLQIWYAIASDKVGNR; encoded by the coding sequence ATGCTGGTATATTGTAGTAAAAAACACGCAAATAATGATAGTCACAGTTTTTGTACTAACTGTGGGGAAGCATTACCTTTGACTGTAGGACAGGTGATAGATAATCGCTATGAAATTGCGCGTATATTGGGACAAGGTGGTTTTGGTCGGAGCTATTTGGCGATTGATAGGCAAAAATCGCGCCAAACGTGTGTTTTAAAGGAATTTGCACCCCAAATTGTGAAACCACAGGATTTACAAAAAGCTAAAGAACTATTTGAACGGGAAGCAAGTGTCCTCAAAAAAATCCAACATACCCAAATTCCGCGTTTTCACGCTTCTTTTGCAGCAAAGATTGGCACTAAGGATTTTTTCTTTTTAGTCCAAGATTATGTTGAGGGTGCAAATTATTACCAATTATTTGAAAATCGTCGAAGTCAGGGGAAATCTTTTAGTGAGGAGGAAGTTGTTAACCTGCTGCACAATATTCTCCCTGTGCTGACTTATATTCATTCTCTAGATATTGTTCACCGGGATATCTCACCGGATAATTTAATTTTACGCCAAAGTGATAATTTACCTGTATTGATTGATTTTGGTGGGGTGAAACAATTACCAGCTTCTCAGGGTTTTTGGCAGACTCAGTTGGGTGGTAATGGGACTTTGTTGGGTAAAAAGGGTTATGCACCTGAAGAACAGTTAATCCAAGGCAAGGTATTTAGAAGTAGTGATTTATACTCTTTGGCGGTGACTGCTTTGGTGTTAATTACTGGGAAGGAACCGCAATCACTCTATGATAGCTATAACGGGAATTGGTATTGGGGAAAGGAAATTAAGGTAAGTCCCAAATTAGAAGCGGTCTTAAAGAAGATGTTGGCATATAAACCGAGCGATCGCTATCAAAAAGCTGAACAAGTTCTCAAAGACTTACCTGCATCATCTTCTATTCAAACAGCAAATACCATTGCACCGACTGTTAATAGCCAAAATGTCTACATGACTAAGTTGAAAACCATGATAGCTGCACCAGGTATAAAAAGTGTTAGAGCTATTAGCAGTAAATTTCATAGTCGGACTCAACTAGCTGTTCAACAGATACCAATGCCAGTATGGTTGCGTCCTTTTGCTGTCAGCTTTTTGGGAACCAGTGCCATTGTTTTAACTGGTGCGGGGGTTTTTGCAGCAGGAAATTTTGTCTATCGTTCAGTCACATCAATTACAGTGCCGACAATTTCACTTCCACAAATACCCTTAGGAGGAAAACCAAATACTCAACCCGTTAGTGATAAAGAAACAACTCCCAGTCTGGAAAAAATTTCTAATCGTCGTCAACAGCTAGAAATTCCTTCAGGATTTTTTACAGGAACTGTAGACGAGATATTTTATACTAATAAGCCAGAATTAAGAGGACGTACCCTCACCGGCAACCCGGAAGATGCGGCATTACGTGAACAATGGTATGGTGTGGCGGAGGAATTGTTGAATAAAATAGAACGTGCCAATCTCAGTGTTGCAGCCCGCAGGAAACTGGGAAGTTATACTAGACAAGATTACGAAACTTGGGGGAAACTAGCAGAGTCAGGTAAATTGGGTAAATATAGAACTATTGAACAACTGAAAGCAGACACATATCAAAAATTTGACCCGTTGTTTCCTGGTCAAGTGCGTGGGAAACTAAATCAGCCAACCTTTTTACAAATTTGGTATGCGATCGCATCTGATAAAGTAGGGAACAGGTGA
- a CDS encoding GTPase, with translation MNWKQKRIEYLETRLLLMVGLLGEYETKLDYEDDPIGKEKLKNQIQNLKQGIERSHDELEKLTKSQPFRGDNSSLEALYADTYEPLPEQTGTFEMADFSPDILPEDIYDSLSEEVKAVVEELKERLNKAKGKTFTFLLIGRTGVGKSSTLNSLMGARVAPVNDFDPCTTNIDIHETDLHGVIVRVVDTPGLCDTEGSDNDAQYIELMRQKIPYTIDSVLFVSRLNEPRVDASEQRGLRLITEAFGELFWKKAIIVFTCSDMVSVSRLDEYLDERTKRIHAALLKLQLSNDTVHAIPSVAVDNTNLEKVNPDGQTWIQQLYLTVLDRIENSSKDVFILSTSHMLEKIGVSPLTIMKRVGMSGLIAGNTAGLGAILAHTLGVGAPAALLGPPAASTGIPAGLFLISNPAGWAIVLTFAAIGAGVTYKMMTMKDSE, from the coding sequence ATGAATTGGAAGCAAAAGCGGATCGAATATCTCGAAACAAGATTGTTACTCATGGTTGGATTACTTGGAGAGTACGAAACGAAATTAGACTACGAAGATGATCCAATTGGAAAGGAAAAGCTCAAAAATCAAATTCAAAACCTAAAGCAAGGGATCGAGAGAAGTCATGATGAACTTGAAAAACTTACAAAATCTCAACCTTTTAGGGGAGATAATTCTAGCCTAGAGGCTCTATATGCAGACACCTACGAGCCGTTACCAGAGCAGACAGGGACTTTTGAAATGGCTGATTTCAGTCCAGATATTCTACCTGAAGATATTTATGATTCATTATCAGAAGAGGTAAAGGCAGTGGTTGAAGAGTTAAAAGAGCGTTTAAACAAAGCCAAGGGTAAAACCTTCACTTTTTTACTTATTGGTAGAACAGGAGTTGGAAAATCTAGCACACTTAATTCGTTAATGGGCGCTAGAGTCGCGCCTGTTAATGATTTTGATCCCTGTACAACAAATATTGATATCCATGAAACCGATTTACATGGAGTCATCGTTCGCGTAGTTGACACTCCGGGCTTGTGCGATACAGAAGGGTCAGACAATGATGCTCAATATATAGAGTTGATGCGTCAAAAAATTCCATACACTATTGATTCAGTTCTATTTGTTAGCCGTTTAAACGAACCTAGAGTTGATGCTAGTGAGCAAAGAGGATTGCGTTTAATTACGGAAGCATTCGGTGAATTATTTTGGAAAAAGGCGATTATTGTATTCACTTGCTCGGATATGGTATCAGTCTCACGTCTTGACGAATATTTAGATGAACGAACCAAACGTATTCATGCAGCGTTATTAAAACTTCAATTGAGTAACGATACTGTCCATGCGATTCCATCTGTAGCTGTAGATAATACTAATCTCGAAAAAGTAAATCCTGATGGACAAACATGGATTCAGCAGCTTTATTTGACTGTACTTGATCGTATCGAGAATAGCAGTAAAGATGTCTTTATTTTGTCCACATCACATATGTTAGAGAAAATAGGAGTGTCTCCACTTACTATTATGAAAAGAGTAGGGATGAGTGGGCTGATAGCTGGTAATACTGCGGGGCTTGGAGCTATTCTTGCGCATACACTTGGTGTAGGGGCACCGGCAGCTTTACTAGGACCTCCAGCAGCATCAACAGGCATTCCAGCTGGTCTATTTTTAATCTCGAATCCGGCTGGTTGGGCAATCGTACTGACCTTTGCGGCTATTGGTGCAGGAGTAACGTATAAAATGATGACGATGAAAGACTCAGAATAA
- a CDS encoding type II toxin-antitoxin system VapC family toxin yields the protein MKYLLDTCVISEYVKKQPNQQVINWIDEQKESSLFISIITIAEIKKGIVKIEKSQPSRYQKLEQWLQKLAQRFKNRTLPLNENILDTWAKICGQSEAQGKKLPIMDSLIAATASAPPKNRKAKLRGG from the coding sequence ATGAAATATTTATTAGATACTTGTGTTATTTCTGAATATGTAAAAAAACAACCCAATCAACAAGTTATTAACTGGATAGATGAGCAAAAAGAAAGTAGTTTATTCATTAGCATTATAACTATAGCTGAAATCAAAAAAGGAATTGTGAAAATAGAAAAATCTCAACCAAGTCGCTATCAAAAACTAGAGCAATGGCTACAAAAACTTGCACAAAGATTTAAGAATAGAACTTTACCGTTAAATGAGAATATTCTTGATACTTGGGCAAAAATTTGTGGTCAATCTGAAGCACAAGGGAAAAAACTACCGATTATGGATAGTTTAATAGCTGCCACTGCATCTGCTCCTCCAAAAAATCGAAAGGCTAAGTTGCGCGGTGGCTAG
- a CDS encoding WD40 repeat domain-containing protein — translation MNLISWKILTAAALSVTIPCLPSNSLMPTTPHSTTHLSQSSQPIFTLKESERVPAIMISSDGKKLIGGSRSGSIKIWNLQTGKLLNTLTEKSEGITSIAMGAANSQILVSGDIDHTVKVWNLSTKKLLLTIGGHSLPVETVAISADGKTLVSGSDDRQIQFWNLQTGILLHTLVGHLDYISRVAISPNGQILVSGSGGAATEEIKLWNLHTGKLLHSMNHPPGIAALAISLDNKILISGSFGQLVDKDSAINTIKLWELSTGKLLRDFSQNTDSINSIILTPDGKTMITGNFNGKIKFWNWRTGELLSTIRGDTTPVEAIAISPDQKILASSSEDGTIRIWQLP, via the coding sequence ATGAATCTAATCTCCTGGAAAATTTTAACAGCAGCTGCTTTAAGCGTTACTATTCCTTGCCTTCCCTCCAATTCATTGATGCCTACGACTCCTCATTCAACAACTCACCTGAGCCAAAGTAGTCAACCAATTTTCACATTAAAAGAGTCGGAAAGAGTTCCAGCAATTATGATTAGCTCTGATGGCAAAAAATTAATTGGTGGTAGTCGGTCAGGAAGCATTAAAATTTGGAACTTGCAAACTGGTAAACTTCTGAATACTCTGACAGAAAAATCAGAAGGAATTACCTCTATTGCTATGGGTGCAGCAAACAGTCAGATTCTCGTCAGTGGAGATATTGATCATACCGTCAAGGTTTGGAATCTGTCTACAAAAAAACTACTTTTAACTATCGGGGGACATTCACTGCCAGTAGAAACAGTTGCAATCAGTGCTGACGGCAAAACACTTGTCAGTGGTAGTGATGACCGTCAAATCCAGTTTTGGAATTTACAAACCGGAATACTACTCCATACTCTTGTAGGACATTTAGATTATATTAGTCGTGTTGCTATTAGTCCCAATGGTCAAATTCTTGTCAGTGGTAGTGGTGGAGCAGCTACAGAAGAGATTAAACTGTGGAATCTGCATACTGGAAAACTCTTGCACAGTATGAATCATCCACCGGGTATTGCTGCATTGGCTATCAGTTTGGATAACAAAATTTTGATTAGTGGCAGTTTTGGTCAGCTTGTGGATAAAGATAGTGCCATTAACACTATCAAACTTTGGGAATTAAGTACAGGTAAATTGTTACGTGATTTTAGTCAGAATACAGATTCAATTAATTCAATCATCCTGACTCCAGATGGAAAAACCATGATTACCGGCAACTTTAATGGCAAAATCAAATTCTGGAATTGGCGAACTGGGGAACTACTTTCCACTATCAGAGGTGATACAACTCCGGTAGAGGCAATTGCTATCAGTCCTGATCAAAAAATTCTAGCTAGTAGTAGCGAAGATGGGACAATTAGAATTTGGCAACTCCCATAA
- a CDS encoding type II toxin-antitoxin system VapC family toxin, with translation MSETVYIETSILGYLTARSTKNLILAANMEITRDWWEFRRNAFMLYTSEAVLDEVAQGDAKIATQRLDILRNFPLLELNEVVQGLAAQFLARSNLPPKAKVDAIHIAAATVHGMDYLLTWNCKHIANAQIQGKLAEISLDFGYVLPILCTPNELMGD, from the coding sequence ATGAGTGAAACCGTTTACATCGAAACCAGCATCTTGGGCTATCTCACAGCCAGATCAACCAAAAATCTGATCCTAGCTGCAAATATGGAGATAACCAGGGACTGGTGGGAGTTTCGACGAAATGCCTTCATGCTTTACACGTCGGAGGCTGTCCTAGACGAAGTGGCACAGGGAGACGCAAAGATTGCAACTCAACGATTAGACATACTGCGAAACTTCCCCTTGTTGGAATTAAACGAAGTTGTACAAGGTTTAGCTGCACAATTTCTTGCTCGGAGTAATCTGCCTCCAAAAGCGAAGGTGGACGCAATTCACATTGCCGCTGCTACCGTCCACGGCATGGATTATCTGCTAACGTGGAATTGTAAGCATATTGCCAATGCTCAAATCCAGGGAAAGTTGGCAGAGATTAGTCTCGATTTCGGTTATGTTCTGCCTATTCTTTGCACACCTAACGAATTAATGGGAGATTAG
- a CDS encoding DUF1993 domain-containing protein: MTISMYKASIPVSIHSLNNLIGILEKGAKYAETKKIDPAVLINSRLYPDMLQLSRQVQIATDIVNRGLARLAGTEAPKFEDTETTFPQLIDRVQKTISHLNTFKPEQIDGLEEKAITLEVGGNTLSFQGMPYLLYFILPNLYFHVTTTYNILRHCGVEVGKRDFLGEP, from the coding sequence ATGACCATTTCCATGTACAAAGCTTCAATACCCGTATCTATTCACTCACTGAATAATCTGATAGGTATTCTTGAAAAAGGTGCTAAATATGCAGAAACAAAAAAAATAGATCCTGCTGTTTTGATTAATAGTCGTCTATATCCAGATATGCTTCAATTATCAAGACAAGTACAAATTGCCACCGATATAGTAAACAGAGGTCTTGCCAGACTAGCAGGAACAGAAGCACCTAAATTTGAGGATACTGAAACCACATTCCCTCAACTTATTGACCGTGTTCAGAAAACGATCTCTCATTTAAATACTTTTAAACCTGAGCAAATCGACGGTTTAGAGGAGAAAGCAATTACCTTAGAGGTGGGTGGTAACACTCTTTCTTTTCAAGGAATGCCATATCTCCTGTATTTTATTTTACCAAATCTTTATTTCCATGTCACAACAACCTATAACATTCTCCGACACTGCGGTGTAGAAGTTGGCAAAAGAGACTTCCTTGGTGAGCCATAG
- a CDS encoding DUF433 domain-containing protein, whose product MTLAISLEPAPIETDPQGVVRVAKTRVTLDTVITTFLEGCTPEEIGEQYPSLQLSDIYLVIGYYLRHRNEVNIYLAERQRQANIIQQEAEQRFSPLGIRDRLLARRNQSR is encoded by the coding sequence ATGACTCTAGCAATTTCCCTTGAACCCGCACCAATAGAGACTGATCCTCAAGGTGTTGTAAGAGTTGCCAAAACTCGTGTAACCCTTGATACTGTTATTACTACTTTTCTTGAGGGTTGCACGCCAGAGGAGATAGGGGAGCAGTATCCATCGCTTCAATTATCAGATATCTACCTAGTTATTGGTTACTACCTTAGACATCGGAATGAGGTAAATATATACCTTGCAGAACGTCAACGTCAAGCAAATATAATTCAGCAGGAAGCTGAACAACGTTTTAGCCCTTTAGGAATACGCGATCGTCTACTCGCTAGGCGAAATCAATCCAGGTAA